Proteins encoded together in one Cherax quadricarinatus isolate ZL_2023a unplaced genomic scaffold, ASM3850222v1 Contig2533, whole genome shotgun sequence window:
- the LOC128689980 gene encoding uncharacterized protein isoform X1 — protein sequence MAVALLLHIMGCLALVKGQVISTYEVHPAIVVPTQPTSTLTVQTTITHTLRETTTSDVWITDQTLLALTVTQTTTHWDFIPQEPRTVTSTIRVISTPVVFVTATVGANPVSTMVSIFSQFVTVTDTIKYWQTITHVDVTHQIHTVPVVTTQDLLQQIITTITQIVTTTVTSTTARYYG from the exons ATGGCTGTTGCTTTGTTACTCCATATAATGGGGTGTCTTGCTCTA GTAAAGGGCCAAGTCATCAGTACTTACGAAGTTCACCCTGCCATCGTTGTTCCTACACAACCTACTTCTACTCTCACTGTTCAG ACTACTATAACTCACACATTAAGGGAAACGACTACATCAGACGTCTGGATCACGGATCAAACTCTACTCGCTCTAACAGTGACACAAACcacaacacactgggattttaTTCCTCAAGAACCACGAACAGTAACATCTACCATCAGGGTCATTTCAACACCG GTAGTGTTTGTAACGGCTACAGTTGGAGCAAATCCCGTGAGCACTATGGTGTCTATATTCAGCCAGTTTGTTACCGTCACTGACACTATTAAATACTGGCAGACCATAACTCATGTTGACGTCACACATCAG ATTCATACGGTTCCTGTTGTGACGACGCAAGACTTGCTACAACAAATCATAACTACAATAACCCAAAtcgtcactactactgtcacctctACAACTGCCCGTTACTATGGTTAA
- the LOC128689980 gene encoding uncharacterized protein isoform X2, whose protein sequence is MAVALLLHIMGCLALVKGQVISTYEVHPAIVVPTQPTSTLTVQVVFVTATVGANPVSTMVSIFSQFVTVTDTIKYWQTITHVDVTHQIHTVPVVTTQDLLQQIITTITQIVTTTVTSTTARYYG, encoded by the exons ATGGCTGTTGCTTTGTTACTCCATATAATGGGGTGTCTTGCTCTA GTAAAGGGCCAAGTCATCAGTACTTACGAAGTTCACCCTGCCATCGTTGTTCCTACACAACCTACTTCTACTCTCACTGTTCAG GTAGTGTTTGTAACGGCTACAGTTGGAGCAAATCCCGTGAGCACTATGGTGTCTATATTCAGCCAGTTTGTTACCGTCACTGACACTATTAAATACTGGCAGACCATAACTCATGTTGACGTCACACATCAG ATTCATACGGTTCCTGTTGTGACGACGCAAGACTTGCTACAACAAATCATAACTACAATAACCCAAAtcgtcactactactgtcacctctACAACTGCCCGTTACTATGGTTAA